One genomic region from Augochlora pura isolate Apur16 chromosome 7, APUR_v2.2.1, whole genome shotgun sequence encodes:
- the LOC144473668 gene encoding xylulose kinase → MGAASNATYLGLDLSTQQLKAVVVDNDLTVLCETSVQFDNDLPEFRTYGGVIQKKEEPHVVVVPTLMWVKALDMILDKLRVCGVDFSKVAAISGCAQQHGTVYWGKGSRNHLRQLDPSKFLHEQLVTSFSVTTSPVWIDSSTTKECKILEEIVGGPQKLAEITGSRAYERFSGPQIGKIARRRPEAYSNTERISLISSFVASLFLGDFAPIDWSDGSGMNLLNIHTKDWDDVLLEACGPGLREKLGEPVSSSSNIGPISNYFVERFSFDEACRIIAFTGDNSGSLIGMRLNEGDIACSLGTSDTLFLSLNKPQTALEGHVFCNPIDDNAFMALLCFKNGSLTRERIRDTAAQGSWQIFNELLESTPRGNFGNLGLYFDTQEILPFIIGDHRFNKANDEISRYSSKEVEVRALIEGQFVAKRAHAEDFGFVIGPNTRIIATGGASANKAILQVLADVFNSPVYISDVANSAMMGAAYLAKYALLRNECNFDEISRCLPEPTLACRPYDDADSIYRSMVVRYRKIVEQILKKLSTN, encoded by the exons ATGGGCGCCGCTTCGAACGCAACATACTTAGGGCTCGATCTCAGCACGCAGCAG TTGAAAGCAGTAGTCGTCGATAATGATCTCACCGTTCTTTGTGAAACCAGCGTGCAATTCGACAATGATCTGCCGGAATTTAG AACGTACGGAGGGGTCATTCAGAAAAAAGAAGAGCCACACGTGGTGGTCGTTCCCACTTTGATGTGGGTTAAGGCTTTGGACATGATCCTTGATAAATTACGTGTCTGCGGCGTTGATTTCAGCAAAGTGGCCGCTATTTCTGGATGCGCACAG CAACATGGTACAGTTTACTGGGGCAAGGGCAGTCGAAATCACTTGCGACAACTGGATCCCTCGAAATTCTTACACGAGCAACTCGTCACATCGTTTTCGGTAACAACATCGCCTGTGTGGATAGATTCTAGCACCACTAAGGAATGCAAAATCTTGGAGGAGATCGTGGGTGGTCCTCAG AAATTAGCGGAGATAACGGGATCTCGGGCGTACGAGAGATTCTCAGGACCTCAAATTGGAAAAATAGCACGCAGGAGGCCCGAAGCCTACAGTAACACTGAG AGAATCTCATTAATTAGTAGTTTTGTTGCGTCCTTGTTTCTGGGCGATTTCGCACCCATTGATTGGTCCGATGGATCtggaatgaatttattaaacattcacACAAAAGACTGGGATGACGTACTGTTAGAG GCTTGTGGTCCTGGCTTAAGAGAAAAACTCGGCGAACCTGTTTCCTCAAGTAGCAACATCGGGCCGATTTCGAACTATTTTGTAGAGAGATTCAGTTTCGATGAAGCATGCAGGATAATTGCTTTCACCGGGGACAATTCTGGCTCTCTAATTG gaaTGAGGCTAAATGAAGGAGATATCGCATGTAGTTTAGGAACTAGCGACACATTATTTCTGTCGCTAAACAAACCGCAAACTGCGTTAGAGGGCCACGTATTTTGTAACCCTATAGACGATAACGCTTTTATGGCACTGCTTTG ttttaaaaatggaTCTCTGACGCGTGAAAGAATACGCGATACTGCGGCACAAGGTTCTTGGCAAATTTTTAACGAGCTACTGGAGAGTACACCCCGCGGTAATTTCGGCAATTTAGGTCTTTATTTTGACACGCAAGAAATTTTGCCGTTCATCATCGGCGACCATAGATTCAATAAAGCCAACGATGAAATATCACGGTACAGCTCGAAAGAGGTCGAAGTAAGAGCTCTGATCGAGGGTCAATTTGTTGCTAAAAGAGCGCATGCGGAGGATTTCGGTTTCGTTATCG GTCCAAACACACGAATTATAGCAACAGGAGGCGCTTCGGCAAATAAAGCTATTTTACAAGTACTTGCTGACGTTTTTAATTCACCAGTGTACATAtcg GACGTAGCTAATTCAGCTATGATGGGTGCAGCCTATCTGGCAAAGTATGCTCTATTACGAAACGAATGCAACTTTGATGAAATATCGCGCTGTTTGCCTGAGCCAACACTTGCATGCCGTCCTTATGATGATGCAGATTCG ATATACAGATCTATGGTTGTTCGCTATAGAAAGATAGTGGAACAAATCTTAAAGAAATTAAGTACAAATTAA